A part of Carassius carassius chromosome 32, fCarCar2.1, whole genome shotgun sequence genomic DNA contains:
- the LOC132112454 gene encoding adenosine receptor A3 — MSICVLLCKCLHLNAHVNMQWTAVVYAALMIGSSICSVLGNLVLLLVVLLNRSLQTDTWGLTLSFCLCDLALGISTIPFGVHNSLFQVKSYPSKSATCKGSAFLFLLLQLASIHSLTWATVDKFTEICFALSYPVIFTAYRAKIILAIVWVYSILTAALPLFGFGSYVYSETKFLCVPNFKPSSIAFNMLFMVVGIIIPIVLMCSMYGYIVHIARNQVRRGTFVCNEDHCFYVPASNYFKSSIVMVTTTVCLLVCWLPYIVICFYETLTGKESPQPASAVATWLVLFTSALNPWINSMTQTRYRAALRKTLNKIQQMFEYPRKNSLSQCMTIQPRRESNSFSSPAPSVPPALQTNNEPQQDLTLV, encoded by the exons ATGAGCATTTGTGTTCTTCTTTGTAAATGTCTGCATTTGAACGCACATGTAAACATGCAGTGGACGGCGGTGGTTTATGCAGCATTGATGATCGGTTCCAGTATCTGCTCCGTGTTGGGGAACTTGGTATTATTGTTGGTGGTGTTACTCaatcggagtttgcaaacggacACCTGGGGTCTCACTTTAAGCTTCTGCCTATGTGATCTGGCGTTGGGCATCTCCACCATTCCTTTCGGTGTCCATAACAGCCTTTTTCAAGTCAAGAGCTACCCTAGTAAGAGCGCCACCTGCAAGGGAAGCGCCTTTCTGTTTTTGTTGCTCCAGCTCGCCTCAATCCATTCTCTCACCTGGGCGACAGTCGACAAGTTCACAGAGATCTGCTTCGCTCTCAGCTATCCTGTGATCTTCACAGCATATAGAGCCAAAATCATCCTCGCAATAGTATGGGTCTACAGCATCCTCACGGCAGCTCTGCCACTCTTTGGTTTTGGTAGTTACGTCTACAGCGAGACAAAGTTCCTCTGTGTTCCCAACTTCAAGCCGTCCAGCATCGCCTTCAACATGCTCTTCATGGTGGTGGGAATCATCATTCCCATTGTACTGATGTGCTCCATGTATGGATATATAGTGCATATAGCCAGGAACCAGGTGCGACGAGGGACGTTTGTTTGCAACGAAGACCACTGTTTCTACGTGCCAGCCAGTAATTACTTCAAAAGCTCCATAGTAATGGTGACTACCACAG TGTGCCTGCTCGTTTGCTGGCTGCCATACATCGTTATCTGCTTCTATGAGACACTGACGGGAAAAGAGAGCCCGCAGCCTGCCTCGGCTGTTGCCACATGGCTCGTACTCTTCACTTCAGCTCTTAACCCATGGATCAACTCCATGACTCAAAC GAGGTACAGAGCAGCACTGCGCAAAACCCTGAATAAAATCCAGCAGATGTTTGAGTATCCTCGTAAAAACTCCCTCTCCCAGTGCATGACCATACAGCCACGCCGTGAGAGCAACAGCTTCTCCTCGCCAGCTCCCAGTGTACCTCCGGCACTACAAACAAACAACGAACCTCAGCAAGACCTCACGCTGGTTTGA